In Apium graveolens cultivar Ventura chromosome 10, ASM990537v1, whole genome shotgun sequence, the following are encoded in one genomic region:
- the LOC141693982 gene encoding deoxyhypusine hydroxylase, giving the protein MDFLDNSSFKVSTEMEKLLCERLLDENQPISERFRALFSLRNLKGPLPRNALIQATRNSSNLLAHEAAFALGQMQDVEAIPALENVLNDMSLHPITRHEAAEALGAIGLRSNIPLLKNSLVNDPAQEVRETCELALSRIEELPDDGESTDSSTIGASPFLSVDPAAPSSGSSVHQLREVLLNEDKKMYERYSALFGLRNHGGDEAISAIVKALGANSALLRHEVAYVLGQLQSKIATDALSSVLKDVHEHPMVRHEAAEALGSIADDQCVALLEEFVKDPEPIVSQSCEVALSMLEFEKAGKTFEYLFMQTPQVLQA; this is encoded by the exons ATGGATTTTTTGGATAATTCAAGCTTCAAAGTATCAACAGAGATGGAGAAATTGCTTTGTGAGAGACTGTTGGATGAAAATCAACCTATTTCTGAGCGTTTTAGAGCTCTTTTTTCTCTTAGAAATCTTAAAGGCCCTTTACCCAGAAACGCCCTTATTCAAG CAACAAGGAATTCTTCAAATCTACTGGCTCATGAGGCTGCATTTGCCCTGGGGCAAATGCAAGATGTTGAAGCTATCCCTGCTTTGGAAAATGTTCTCAATGATATGTCATTACATCCTATTACACGCCATGAG GCTGCTGAAGCTCTCGGTGCTATTGGTTTGCGGAGTAACATCCCACTTCTGAAGAACAGTTTGGTTAACGATCCAGCTCAAGAAGTCAGAGAGACATGTGAATTGGCTCTAAGTCGGATCGAAGAACTTCCGGACGATGGTGAAAGTACTGATTCATCCACAATTGGAGCATCACCTTTTCTCTCTGTTGACCCAGCTGCTCCTTCTTCTGGTTCTTCTGTACATCAATTAAG GGAAGTTCTTTTAAATGAAGACAAAAAAATGTATGAGCGTTATTCAGCTCTTTTCGGGCTTCGAAATCATGGTGGAGATGAAGCCATTTCTGCTATCGTCAAAGCTTTAGGTGCAAATAGTGCTCTTCTTCGACATGAG GTTGCTTACGTCTTGGGCCAATTACAAAGTAAAATTGCTACCGATGCGCTTTCCAGCGTACTTAAGGATGTTCATGAGCATCCGATGGTTAGACATGAAGCAGCTGAAGCTCTTGGTTCTATAGCAG ATGACCAATGTGTAGCTCTTTTGGAGGAATTTGTAAAAGATCCAGAGCCTATTGTTTCACAGAGCTGTGAAGTGGCTCTCAGCATGTTGGAATTTGAAAAGGCCGGGAAGACGTTTGAG TATCTCTTCATGCAGACACCTCAAGTACTGCAAGCCTGA
- the LOC141693092 gene encoding uncharacterized protein LOC141693092 — translation MVILAGKFVKVPKPIVCCLMEQARNKGSRAQTIAHQRCPGEAENVEAENNDSRRRGTVPMRSTLLILHLTPPTVKGLKSLDDGSGVKVRRTYLCTARHDRTSHKHF, via the exons ATGGTAATTTTGGCAGGGAAATTCGTGAAGGTGCCTAAACCCATAGTTTGTTGTTTAATGGAGCAAGCCCGGAATAAAGGCAGTCGGGCCCAGACTATTGCTCACCAAAGATGCCCTGGAGAGGCAGAGAATGTCGAAGCAGAGAATAATGATTCACGCAG AAGAGGCACAGTCCCCATGAGGTCTACACTGCTGATATTGCATCTGACACCACCGACGGTCAAGGGTTTAAAATCTCTGGATGATGGATCAGGTGTTAAAG TTAGAAGAACTTATCTATGCACGGCCCGCCATGATCGAACTTCCCATAAACATTTCTAA